The Halobaculum magnesiiphilum genome contains the following window.
GTACCTCTCGGGCGCGATGGCCGCCGTCACCCTCGCGATGTACTTCGGGATCCGCGCGCGAGCGCTCACGAGGGGCGAGTGAGCGGTCCAACGGGGCTCTCCCCCCGTCGAACACATTCCCAAACCTACAATAAATCTGTCTTTCGTTCACGGCGGTTTTCGCGAGGTCACGATCGTCGAACGTAATCGGCGACTAATTTACATTCGTGAGTTCTGCGACCGGTTCCTGGGGAAACAACGGTATAGATGGGTGAAATACTGATTTCAGTGATCTGCTTCGTTGTGCGAGGATCCCACATACTTAAGTTTGGTATTCCATAACGAAAGCGCGTATGTCAGACAACCAGTCCGGTTCCAGCCGGCGTCGGTTCCTCCAGGGAACTGGCGTCGCTGCGGTCTCCGCCGGCCTCGCAGGCTGCTCAGGCAACGGCGGCGACGGCACCGAAACCCCCGGCGACGAGTCGACTCCAACCCCCGATCAGACGCCGACCGAGGTAGAGAATACCGACGACATCCCGACCGGCGGGATCTTCGACTTCGGGATGGGGACCTCGCCGAACACGCTCAACGTGCTGGCGAGCTCCTCGGCGTACGTCGGCGTCATCACCGACCGGATCTACGAGTCCGGCGCGGCGATCGACCCGGTCAACTTCGAGATGCACCCGAACGTCTTCACCGACTGGGACTACGAGGTGCTCGACGAGACCGGTGAGGACGACCGGCCGAACGTCGAGGTGTACTTCAACGTCCGAACGGACGGCCTCACCTGGAACGACGGGGAGGAGTTCACGGTCGACGACGTGATCTTCTCGTACAACTACCTGATGGAGCAGAACCCCGGCGGCTACGCCGCGTCCATCAACCCCATCGTCAGCGTCGAGGAGCACGACGGCGACTGGGACTGCGTAATGACCCTGAGCCAGCCGAACGGGACGTTCGCGTACGACCAGCTCGGCCTCCCGATCCTCCCGGAGCACCGCTGGGGGGACGTCGACGACTACCAGACCTACGAGCCGGCCGACACCGACTTCGGTCCCGTGGGGCTCGGCCCGGGCGTCGTCACGCAGTACGACCCCGACACCGCCGTCGAGGTGTCGTTCGCCGACCGCCAGGGCGAGTACAACCTCTCGGAGCTGAGCTGGCGCGAGGAGGTCTCCGGTATCATCGCCGGCGGCCCGTTCATCGACGCCATGCGGATCCGCGTGTACTCTTCCACGTCGGCGCTGCACCAGGCGCTGTTCCAGGGCGACATCGACTCGCTGTACGACGGCGTCCGCACCTCGCGGATCGGTGACGCCCAGGAGGACGAGAACATCGAGCTGTACGACGGCTTCGACACCGGCTACAGCCACTACTCGTTCAACCTCCGTCGGACGCCGCTGGACGACCTGCCGTTCCGGCAGGCGCTCAGCTTCGCGTTCGACGACTTCTACTGGACCCAGCAGCTGCTTCGCGATTACGCCCAGGAGGGCGACTTCGTGATGCCGCCCGGCTACACGGCCGTGCGTCCGGAGACGGGGTCGGACCAGGAACTGCTCGAAGGACCGTCGACACAGGCGTTCAGCTTCCGCCAGTCGAGCCCGAGCATTCCGGACGTCGAGGCGATCCGTTCGTTCCTCACGGAGGGGCAGATGATCACCGGCGAGGAGGGGACGTTCGTCGGGCAGGAGTATCCCGGCAGCCTCACCGGCGTCACCGCGAGCCAGACGGAGCCGAAGCACGACTACAGCTTCGGCCCCGTCGAGTCCGAAGTGCTCCAGGAGTCCGACGCCGAGCCCGATCAGGAGATCCGCGTCAACGGCGAGACGCTCACCGAGGTCCACGACGGACCGCTCACGATGCTGCTGTCGCCGGCGCAGGAGGCGCCCCAGACGGCCCAGATGGTCTCCGACTGGATCACCTCCCTCCACGAAGTCGGCATCCCGATCGACCGCGAGGTCGTCTCGTTCAACACCCGCGTCACCCGTGCGTACGGCTCCGAGGACTTCGACATCTTCAGCATGGGCTGGGTGAACCTCTCGCCGTTCGCGACGAACACGCTGTACAGCCTGTTCCACTCCGACAACGCCGACGACCACTCGGTCGCGGAGACGGAGGGCGACGACGAGAACACCTCGACGCTGTTC
Protein-coding sequences here:
- a CDS encoding ABC transporter substrate-binding protein, coding for MSDNQSGSSRRRFLQGTGVAAVSAGLAGCSGNGGDGTETPGDESTPTPDQTPTEVENTDDIPTGGIFDFGMGTSPNTLNVLASSSAYVGVITDRIYESGAAIDPVNFEMHPNVFTDWDYEVLDETGEDDRPNVEVYFNVRTDGLTWNDGEEFTVDDVIFSYNYLMEQNPGGYAASINPIVSVEEHDGDWDCVMTLSQPNGTFAYDQLGLPILPEHRWGDVDDYQTYEPADTDFGPVGLGPGVVTQYDPDTAVEVSFADRQGEYNLSELSWREEVSGIIAGGPFIDAMRIRVYSSTSALHQALFQGDIDSLYDGVRTSRIGDAQEDENIELYDGFDTGYSHYSFNLRRTPLDDLPFRQALSFAFDDFYWTQQLLRDYAQEGDFVMPPGYTAVRPETGSDQELLEGPSTQAFSFRQSSPSIPDVEAIRSFLTEGQMITGEEGTFVGQEYPGSLTGVTASQTEPKHDYSFGPVESEVLQESDAEPDQEIRVNGETLTEVHDGPLTMLLSPAQEAPQTAQMVSDWITSLHEVGIPIDREVVSFNTRVTRAYGSEDFDIFSMGWVNLSPFATNTLYSLFHSDNADDHSVAETEGDDENTSTLFNNAMGYGLFEDASADDLIDEARTTLDAEPRNQASREAVERIYLDFPTMVTNYGVPKWPVSTEWSGAIENIPGPGSTYLGTQIMQLHQNE